From Pseudobdellovibrio exovorus JSS, a single genomic window includes:
- a CDS encoding ABC transporter ATP-binding protein translates to MSLLINDLKKTYRQGQESLTILSHLNLEVKTSEIVAVVGASGSGKSTFLSLVAGLDYFDDGDIVINNQSIKKLNRVQMTHFRAQNIGFVFQQFHLVSHLTAYENLCLPLEILDRDFNKEEILTALDNVGLAHRVTHKPTEMSGGECQRLALARGLIARPSLLLADEPSGNLDSETGAKVMNLFFEQVRSTKTTTVLVTHDMELAKRCDRLVVLKNGNFDQSLA, encoded by the coding sequence CCATCTTAACTTAGAGGTGAAAACATCTGAAATCGTAGCGGTCGTTGGAGCCTCAGGTAGCGGTAAGTCGACCTTTCTAAGCCTAGTTGCAGGATTAGATTATTTTGATGATGGTGATATCGTGATTAATAACCAGTCGATCAAAAAATTAAATCGCGTACAGATGACTCACTTTCGCGCGCAGAATATAGGTTTCGTCTTTCAGCAATTTCATCTTGTTTCCCATTTAACAGCTTACGAAAATCTTTGCCTGCCGTTAGAAATTTTAGATCGTGATTTTAATAAAGAAGAAATTTTAACAGCATTAGATAACGTGGGATTAGCTCATCGTGTGACTCATAAACCAACGGAAATGAGTGGTGGAGAGTGTCAGCGTTTGGCGTTAGCGCGAGGTTTGATCGCTCGTCCTAGCTTATTGTTGGCGGATGAACCATCAGGAAACTTAGATAGTGAAACTGGCGCAAAAGTGATGAATCTGTTTTTCGAACAAGTCAGATCGACAAAAACAACTACAGTACTTGTTACCCATGATATGGAATTAGCTAAGCGATGTGATCGCCTTGTTGTTCTGAAAAATGGAAACTTTGATCAGAGCTTAGCATGA